Proteins encoded in a region of the Acidobacteriota bacterium genome:
- a CDS encoding benzoyl-CoA reductase subunit A translates to MKYTVGVDLGSTTTKAVVLNESAAVLGRGITNSRSNYEVACQVAMGEALINTRFSLLRGELKGAGLPDTELDRWVRELERLFRAEQYRSQLAVLTRELDRFAGRMLIGGGPLRAAVGRITSQMAAEVAELYAEGTRRKSDFFRDLAGGRYMKLAETESREHGVGYDQVVGLFDKSILDVENSAEAAGRFEDHMAAAVAATGAAGGVLGQAVSRIASLQLEQIGSVGTGYGRQRLPFPEGQIKSEILCHGLGAHAMFPRTRTVLDIGGQDTKAIQIDDQGIVTSFQMNDRCAAGCGRYLGYIADEMNLGLHELGPVACESSAPVRINSTCTVFAGAELRERLSLGEKREDILAGLHRAIILRAMSLIARSGGISNEFTFTGGVAKNPAAVRALRGLLAEHYGDLDINISDDSIYTGALGAALFALRDASRAGADASIH, encoded by the coding sequence GTGAAGTACACCGTTGGCGTCGATCTCGGGTCTACCACGACCAAGGCCGTGGTGCTCAACGAGAGCGCGGCCGTGCTGGGTCGCGGCATCACGAACAGCCGCAGCAACTATGAGGTGGCGTGCCAGGTGGCGATGGGCGAGGCGCTCATCAACACGCGCTTCTCGTTGCTGCGCGGCGAACTGAAAGGCGCAGGTCTGCCTGACACCGAACTGGACCGCTGGGTGCGGGAACTGGAGCGGCTGTTCAGGGCCGAGCAGTACCGCTCCCAACTGGCCGTGCTGACGCGCGAACTCGATCGGTTTGCCGGGCGCATGCTCATTGGCGGCGGGCCGCTGCGGGCCGCGGTGGGACGGATCACGTCGCAGATGGCGGCAGAGGTGGCCGAGCTCTACGCGGAAGGGACCCGGCGCAAGAGCGACTTCTTCCGCGACCTGGCTGGTGGCCGCTACATGAAGCTGGCCGAGACGGAAAGCCGGGAGCACGGCGTCGGCTACGACCAGGTGGTGGGTCTCTTCGATAAATCGATTCTCGATGTCGAGAACTCGGCCGAAGCGGCCGGGCGGTTTGAAGACCACATGGCCGCGGCGGTGGCCGCCACGGGCGCGGCCGGCGGGGTGCTGGGACAAGCGGTGTCGCGAATCGCCTCGCTCCAGCTCGAGCAGATCGGCTCGGTCGGCACCGGTTACGGACGGCAGCGTCTGCCGTTCCCAGAGGGGCAAATCAAATCCGAGATTTTGTGTCACGGCCTTGGAGCGCATGCGATGTTCCCGCGCACGCGCACCGTGCTCGACATCGGCGGCCAGGACACAAAAGCCATCCAGATCGACGATCAGGGCATCGTGACGTCGTTTCAGATGAACGATCGCTGCGCGGCAGGCTGCGGACGATACCTGGGGTACATCGCGGATGAAATGAACCTGGGCCTGCACGAACTCGGGCCGGTGGCCTGCGAGTCCAGTGCCCCTGTCCGTATCAACTCCACATGCACGGTGTTTGCCGGGGCCGAGTTGCGCGAACGGCTGTCGCTTGGCGAGAAGCGCGAAGACATCCTGGCCGGCCTTCATCGCGCCATCATCCTCCGCGCCATGTCGCTCATCGCCCGGTCGGGTGGCATCAGCAACGAGTTCACGTTTACCGGCGGCGTGGCGAAAAACCCCGCAGCCGTGCGCGCACTTCGCGGCCTCCTGGCCGAGCACTACGGCGATCTGGACATCAACATCTCCGACGACTCGATCTACACCGGCGCCCTCGGTGCGGCCCTGTTTGCCCTGAGGGACGCGAGCCGGGCCGGCGCGGACGCTTCGATCCATTGA
- a CDS encoding enoyl-CoA hydratase/isomerase family protein encodes MPDLVTITPLDEGAIWRVTFGGGKGNILDRPTMEALGGVFRKARTSAPLKAIVLEGEGRHFSFGASVQEHLPGPVAVMLSDIRQLVTDLLECQVTVLAAVRGQCLGGGLEVVSLCHRIFAAPDAKLGQPEIALGVFAPIASIALPARVGRAHGEDLCLTGRIVSAPEALVMGLVDEVTDGDPAEAAMAWARTHLTSRSASSLRLAVKAVRADLTARMRTELPALEHLYLDELMATHDAVEGLQAFVEKRPPVWKHQ; translated from the coding sequence ATGCCTGACCTGGTGACGATTACGCCGCTTGATGAAGGCGCCATCTGGCGTGTGACCTTCGGCGGGGGTAAGGGCAACATCCTCGACCGGCCGACGATGGAGGCTTTGGGAGGGGTGTTTCGGAAGGCGCGGACCTCGGCTCCGCTCAAGGCCATCGTGCTTGAGGGCGAGGGGCGCCACTTCTCGTTCGGAGCCTCGGTGCAAGAGCACTTGCCGGGCCCCGTCGCGGTCATGTTGTCCGACATCCGGCAGCTGGTCACGGACCTGCTCGAGTGCCAGGTGACGGTGCTGGCCGCCGTGCGTGGCCAGTGCCTTGGCGGCGGACTGGAAGTGGTCAGCCTCTGTCACCGCATCTTTGCCGCTCCCGACGCGAAGCTCGGGCAGCCGGAGATTGCCCTGGGTGTCTTCGCGCCCATTGCGTCCATCGCGCTGCCCGCTCGAGTGGGCCGCGCACACGGCGAAGACCTCTGCCTCACCGGCCGCATCGTCTCTGCGCCGGAAGCACTGGTAATGGGACTGGTGGACGAAGTCACTGATGGTGACCCCGCCGAGGCCGCGATGGCGTGGGCCCGCACGCATCTGACGTCGCGATCGGCGTCGAGCCTGCGCCTGGCCGTCAAGGCCGTTCGGGCCGACCTGACTGCGAGGATGCGCACCGAGCTTCCCGCGCTGGAGCACCTGTATCTGGACGAGTTGATGGCCACCCACGATGCCGTTGAAGGCCTGCAGGCGTTTGTTGAAAAGCGGCCGCCAGTCTGGAAGCACCAATGA
- the oah gene encoding 6-oxocyclohex-1-ene-1-carbonyl-CoA hydratase: MTFKDHDLIPPAAAPGLRYEETALTTPAGETVPGLHVVRITLDNPSQLNSYTTEMVKGVILGMRRASNDRGAVAVVFTGSGTRAFCTGGNTAEYAEYYAGRPEEYRQYMRLFNDMVSAILACDKPVICRVNGMRIAGGQEIGMACDFTVAQDLAVFGQAGPRHGSAPDGGSTDFLPLFVGAEAAMESCTLCEHWSAHKAVRLGLITKVVPALVVNGAFVSNPLVITDRWLDEGQIVYGDMKTGADRDAGKQVLASGTIDLARLDREVDHLIFKLANTMPGCLSKTIESVRKHKLEHWDRNRESNRAWLALNMMTEGRAGFRAFHEGSKSCREADFLLLRRRLAEGQVWGESLTEEILAQAHAR; this comes from the coding sequence ATGACGTTCAAGGACCACGACCTCATTCCGCCGGCGGCCGCGCCGGGTCTTCGTTATGAGGAAACCGCACTCACCACGCCGGCCGGCGAAACGGTACCAGGCCTCCATGTGGTGCGCATCACGCTCGACAATCCGTCGCAGCTCAATTCGTACACGACCGAGATGGTCAAGGGCGTCATTCTCGGCATGCGCCGGGCCTCCAATGACCGTGGGGCGGTCGCGGTGGTGTTCACCGGGTCGGGCACCAGGGCCTTCTGTACCGGCGGCAACACCGCCGAGTATGCCGAGTACTACGCGGGGCGTCCCGAGGAGTACCGGCAATACATGCGCCTCTTCAACGACATGGTGAGCGCGATCCTCGCGTGCGACAAACCGGTGATCTGCCGCGTCAACGGCATGCGCATCGCCGGTGGCCAGGAGATTGGCATGGCGTGCGATTTCACCGTGGCCCAGGATCTGGCGGTGTTTGGCCAGGCCGGTCCGCGCCATGGTTCGGCGCCCGACGGCGGCAGCACGGATTTTCTCCCTCTGTTCGTCGGTGCCGAAGCGGCAATGGAAAGTTGCACGCTTTGCGAACACTGGAGCGCCCACAAAGCCGTGCGCCTCGGTCTCATCACCAAAGTGGTGCCGGCGCTTGTCGTCAACGGCGCGTTTGTGTCGAACCCTCTGGTCATCACCGACCGCTGGCTCGACGAGGGACAGATTGTGTACGGCGACATGAAGACGGGCGCCGATCGGGACGCGGGCAAGCAAGTGCTGGCCAGCGGCACCATCGACCTCGCCAGGCTCGACCGCGAGGTCGATCACCTGATCTTCAAGCTGGCGAACACCATGCCCGGCTGCCTTTCGAAGACGATCGAGAGCGTCAGGAAACACAAACTCGAGCATTGGGACCGCAATCGAGAGAGCAATCGCGCGTGGCTGGCGCTCAACATGATGACCGAGGGACGCGCCGGCTTCCGGGCCTTCCACGAAGGCAGCAAGTCATGCCGTGAAGCGGACTTCCTGCTCCTTCGCCGGCGGCTGGCTGAAGGACAGGTGTGGGGCGAGTCCCTGACAGAAGAGATCCTGGCGCAGGCGCACGCGCGATGA
- the bcrB gene encoding benzoyl-CoA reductase subunit B, which produces MSKDQSQLRQKEMIAKHFDRLAAAPDTGEKTAYTFVPGNLTELLLSFDLLPVLPEINSLQSAMRGKTAEYIAVAEKLGHSEDVCTYVKSDIGMMKSGNIGPTGQRLPEPDVLLLSYTGCFTFLKWFELLREEYHCPVAMLHVPYQPDGRITPSMRDYVVKQLKDEIIPTLERISGRAYDEDRLKAHLTLAAQAEDDLVWVLQSAKHRPSPIDAYFGAVYYVGPIFSAFRGTQAAVDYYRELRSEIEERIKAGEGPVTPDGDMERERFRVVVEGPPNWTSFRQFWKMFSDEGAVAVASTYTKVGGVYDTGFRHDPSRPLETLAEYCLGCYTNLGLPTRIKLLAQYIKDYEADGFLINSVKSCNSFSAGQLHIMREVERLSGRPGGFIESDLVDPRYFSAANIKNRLESYFQMLEQKRLPTGLESGGAA; this is translated from the coding sequence ATGAGCAAAGACCAGAGTCAGCTCCGGCAGAAGGAAATGATCGCGAAGCACTTCGACAGGCTTGCCGCGGCGCCTGACACAGGCGAAAAAACGGCCTACACGTTCGTGCCTGGCAACCTCACCGAGTTGTTGCTCAGCTTCGACTTGTTGCCCGTGCTTCCCGAGATCAACTCGCTGCAGTCGGCCATGCGGGGCAAGACGGCCGAGTACATCGCGGTGGCCGAAAAGCTGGGGCACTCCGAGGATGTGTGCACGTATGTGAAGAGCGACATCGGCATGATGAAGTCCGGCAACATCGGGCCCACGGGCCAGCGTTTGCCCGAGCCTGACGTGTTGCTGCTGTCGTACACCGGCTGTTTCACGTTCCTCAAGTGGTTTGAGTTGCTTCGTGAGGAATACCACTGTCCCGTGGCGATGCTGCACGTGCCGTATCAGCCCGACGGCCGGATCACGCCCTCCATGCGCGACTACGTGGTCAAGCAGCTGAAGGACGAGATCATTCCGACGCTGGAACGCATTTCCGGCCGGGCGTACGACGAGGATCGACTCAAAGCGCACCTGACGCTGGCTGCTCAGGCCGAGGACGATCTGGTGTGGGTGCTGCAGTCCGCGAAACACCGGCCCTCGCCGATTGATGCGTACTTCGGCGCCGTGTACTACGTCGGTCCGATCTTCAGCGCCTTCAGGGGCACACAGGCCGCCGTGGACTATTACCGGGAGTTGCGATCGGAGATCGAGGAACGCATCAAGGCCGGTGAGGGACCGGTCACGCCCGACGGCGACATGGAGCGCGAGCGCTTCCGTGTGGTGGTGGAGGGGCCGCCCAACTGGACGAGCTTCCGCCAGTTCTGGAAGATGTTTTCCGATGAGGGCGCCGTGGCGGTAGCCTCGACGTACACGAAAGTCGGCGGTGTCTACGATACGGGCTTCCGCCACGACCCGTCGCGCCCGCTTGAGACGCTGGCCGAGTACTGCCTGGGCTGCTACACCAATCTTGGCCTGCCCACCCGCATCAAGCTGTTGGCGCAGTACATCAAGGACTACGAGGCCGACGGATTTCTCATCAACTCGGTCAAGAGCTGCAATTCGTTCAGCGCCGGCCAGCTCCACATCATGCGCGAGGTGGAACGCCTGTCGGGGCGGCCCGGCGGGTTCATCGAAAGTGACCTGGTGGATCCGCGCTATTTTTCAGCCGCGAACATCAAGAACCGGCTCGAATCGTACTTCCAGATGTTGGAGCAGAAGCGCCTGCCAACAGGGCTTGAGTCGGGAGGTGCGGCGTGA
- a CDS encoding SDR family oxidoreductase has product MLTLHGRVAVVSGGAGAIGAAICLRLLECGAIVYSLDQAGRTPPEGAIQIACNVTDEAAVAAAVLEVDRRSGRLDILVHAAGITRDARLWKARTEDWNLVIATNLTSAFHLLHASVPAMRRVGAGAIVLISSINGERGKVGQSSYAASKAGVNALARTAARELGGFGIRVNALAPGWITTPMTASLPGDIRQRAVDESALARLGEPDDVARATVFLVSDLARHVTGQVLRVDGGQLIG; this is encoded by the coding sequence ATGCTCACCCTGCACGGACGCGTCGCTGTGGTCTCGGGCGGCGCCGGCGCCATCGGCGCCGCCATCTGCCTCCGCCTCCTCGAATGCGGCGCCATCGTCTACTCCCTGGACCAGGCGGGTCGTACTCCGCCCGAAGGGGCGATCCAGATCGCGTGCAACGTGACAGACGAAGCCGCTGTCGCCGCGGCGGTGCTGGAGGTTGACCGGCGGTCGGGCCGTCTCGACATCCTGGTGCACGCGGCGGGAATCACCCGTGACGCGCGCCTGTGGAAGGCCCGAACCGAAGACTGGAATCTGGTGATCGCCACGAATCTCACGTCGGCGTTCCACCTGCTTCACGCATCGGTGCCGGCCATGCGGCGCGTTGGAGCCGGCGCCATTGTCCTGATCTCGTCCATCAATGGCGAACGAGGAAAAGTCGGCCAGTCGTCGTACGCCGCCAGCAAGGCGGGTGTGAACGCGCTGGCTCGCACCGCCGCTCGCGAGCTCGGAGGCTTCGGAATTCGCGTCAACGCGCTCGCACCAGGCTGGATCACGACGCCCATGACCGCCTCGTTGCCCGGAGACATTCGCCAGCGCGCCGTTGATGAATCTGCCCTCGCGCGGCTGGGCGAGCCCGACGATGTGGCGCGGGCCACGGTGTTTTTGGTGTCGGATTTAGCGCGCCATGTCACGGGACAAGTGTTGCGTGTGGATGGTGGGCAGTTGATTGGGTAG
- the bcrC gene encoding benzoyl-CoA reductase subunit C, whose translation MTTLPALSSRAEALYRDYKLGAVRDWKARTGGLAIGYMPIYIPCELLHAQGVLPVGLLGARDDLEIIKGDAYYQSYICHIPRSTIELGLNGSLDCLDGVIFPAICDVIRNLSGIWQNLFPDKLVRYLDVPQNFSPNIGGRFYRDELESLSADLTARGARAYDPASLSASIALYNRLRALVRGLYALRQEAPWKVPTSELYIMLRATMVLPVEEAIDLLDAYRAGVDAADDRQPLDQARVLLTGSFCEQPPIGLIRTLERSGCYIVDDDFVQVHRWIKSDIPTEGDPLGNLVQAFLSDAIASPTRYIDQGVKGAELNSRVRTSGAEGVLFCAPSFCDPALLDQPMMVRAVETTRVPWTAFKYSENTGQFQVIREQAGTFADSIKLWSEA comes from the coding sequence ATGACCACTCTCCCCGCGTTGAGCAGTCGGGCCGAGGCGCTCTACCGCGACTACAAACTTGGCGCGGTGCGCGACTGGAAAGCACGCACGGGCGGCCTCGCGATCGGGTACATGCCGATCTACATTCCGTGCGAGCTGCTGCACGCGCAGGGCGTGCTTCCGGTTGGCCTGCTGGGTGCGCGCGACGATCTCGAGATCATCAAGGGCGACGCGTATTACCAGTCGTACATCTGCCACATTCCCCGCAGTACGATCGAGTTGGGGCTCAACGGCAGCCTTGATTGCCTCGACGGCGTGATCTTTCCCGCCATCTGCGACGTGATCCGGAATCTGTCCGGCATCTGGCAGAACCTGTTCCCGGACAAACTCGTGCGGTACCTGGACGTGCCGCAGAACTTCTCGCCCAACATCGGCGGCCGGTTTTACCGCGATGAACTCGAGTCGCTCTCGGCCGATCTGACAGCCCGCGGTGCGCGCGCGTACGACCCCGCGTCACTGTCGGCCTCGATCGCGCTCTACAACCGCCTGCGCGCACTCGTGCGCGGCCTCTATGCGCTTCGCCAGGAGGCGCCGTGGAAAGTGCCGACGTCCGAGTTGTACATCATGCTGCGGGCGACCATGGTGCTGCCGGTTGAGGAAGCGATCGACCTGCTTGACGCGTATCGCGCGGGTGTTGACGCGGCCGACGATCGCCAACCCCTGGATCAAGCCAGGGTGCTGCTGACCGGCTCCTTCTGCGAACAACCACCGATTGGGCTGATTCGCACGCTTGAACGATCCGGGTGCTACATCGTTGACGATGACTTCGTGCAGGTGCATCGGTGGATCAAATCCGACATTCCCACTGAAGGCGACCCGCTTGGCAACCTCGTGCAGGCGTTTCTGTCGGACGCCATCGCGAGTCCGACCCGGTACATCGACCAGGGCGTGAAGGGCGCGGAGCTCAACAGCCGGGTGCGAACCAGCGGCGCCGAGGGCGTGCTGTTCTGCGCGCCGAGCTTCTGCGACCCCGCGCTGCTGGACCAGCCGATGATGGTGCGCGCCGTGGAAACCACCAGGGTGCCGTGGACGGCCTTTAAGTACTCCGAGAACACCGGTCAGTTCCAGGTCATCCGCGAGCAGGCGGGCACGTTTGCCGACTCGATCAAGTTATGGAGTGAGGCATGA
- the bcrD gene encoding benzoyl-CoA reductase subunit D: protein MMLTAGVDVGSAVIKMALLETGAEGTERLVACRSERIRRRDAHVVADGLFTDVLRENGLDRKALGYVATTGEGESIPLRTGHFYGMTTHARGGLFLEPEARAIIDMGALHTRAVAMDSRSKVLGYRMTSQCASGSGQFLENIARYLGVSLEEVGALSLQADNPEVCSSICAVLAETDVINMVSRGISLPNILKGIHTSMAGRAVRLLVSLGKPPVVIVTGGLANDAGLLAALREAAAGQKLGVDIRQHEHSMMAGAIGAALWGAFRARKLQRLREKVAS, encoded by the coding sequence CTGATGCTCACGGCCGGCGTGGATGTCGGCTCGGCCGTGATCAAGATGGCGCTTCTTGAAACAGGCGCCGAGGGTACAGAGCGCCTCGTGGCCTGCCGCAGTGAACGTATCCGCCGTCGCGACGCTCATGTCGTGGCCGACGGCCTCTTCACCGATGTGCTGAGAGAGAACGGCCTGGATCGGAAGGCGCTCGGCTACGTCGCCACCACCGGCGAAGGAGAGAGCATCCCACTGCGCACGGGGCACTTCTACGGCATGACCACCCACGCGCGTGGAGGGCTGTTCCTCGAGCCGGAAGCCAGGGCCATCATCGATATGGGGGCGCTGCATACTCGCGCAGTGGCCATGGACAGTCGTAGCAAGGTCCTGGGCTACCGGATGACCAGCCAGTGCGCGTCGGGGTCTGGCCAGTTCCTCGAGAACATCGCGCGCTACCTGGGGGTCTCGCTCGAGGAGGTTGGCGCCTTGTCCCTGCAGGCCGACAATCCCGAAGTCTGCTCGTCGATCTGCGCCGTGCTCGCAGAAACCGACGTCATCAACATGGTCTCGCGCGGCATCTCGCTGCCGAACATCCTCAAGGGCATTCACACGTCGATGGCCGGCCGGGCCGTCCGGCTACTGGTCTCGCTCGGCAAACCACCGGTGGTGATCGTCACCGGCGGGCTCGCCAATGACGCCGGCCTGCTGGCCGCGCTGCGCGAAGCGGCCGCCGGCCAGAAGCTGGGTGTGGACATCAGGCAGCATGAACACTCGATGATGGCCGGCGCGATTGGCGCGGCGCTGTGGGGCGCGTTTCGGGCGCGGAAGCTGCAACGGTTGCGCGAGAAGGTGGCGTCGTGA
- a CDS encoding GNAT family N-acetyltransferase, with protein MKGTRIRSLSRGDLADVVRIDAIHTGAEQRPYWTRLFGEFLGRSPERTRVALAAEVDGALAAFLFADERAFEFGSEPCGWILEVGVEPAHARHGLASALLNEAVRRLRAAGVTTVRTMVRRNNIPVLTFFRTNGFAGGPYVQLELMDGGEPDA; from the coding sequence ATGAAGGGCACACGCATTCGGTCGCTTTCCCGTGGCGACCTTGCGGACGTCGTGCGCATCGACGCCATCCACACGGGCGCCGAACAGCGTCCGTACTGGACGCGGCTGTTCGGCGAGTTCCTTGGTCGCTCACCCGAGCGCACGCGCGTGGCGCTGGCGGCAGAGGTCGACGGCGCGCTGGCGGCGTTCCTGTTCGCCGACGAGCGGGCCTTCGAGTTTGGCTCCGAGCCGTGTGGCTGGATTCTCGAAGTCGGCGTGGAACCCGCCCACGCCCGCCACGGTCTGGCCTCGGCGTTGCTCAACGAAGCCGTGCGGCGTCTGCGCGCGGCCGGTGTCACGACCGTGCGCACCATGGTTCGCCGCAACAACATTCCGGTCCTCACGTTCTTCCGGACCAACGGCTTTGCCGGTGGCCCCTATGTCCAGCTCGAATTGATGGATGGAGGCGAACCCGATGCCTGA